From the genome of Streptomyces sp. S4.7:
TCGGCGATGAAGCAGCCGCGCTCACCGGTGACCGAGGTGAAGCGCTCCTTGAGCGGGCTCAGCCAGTTCACCAGGTGGTTGACCATCGTGCCGTCGGAGAGCCGGCCCACGGCGGAGACCATGTCCTCGTGCGGACGGCCGCTCTTGGACACCGTGTGGGCGGAGATCGAGGTGTACGTCTGGCCGGTCACCCAGCCGGTCAGGTCGATGTCGTGGGTGGCGAGGTCCTTGACCACGCCGACATCGGCGATCCGGTGCGGGAACGGACCCTGACGGCGCGTCACCACCTGGTACACGTCGCCGAGTTCACCGGCCTCCAGGCGGGAGCGCAGGCTGCGCAGCGCCGGGTTGCAGCGCTCGATGTGGCCGACGCCCGCGACGAGGTCGCGCGATTCGAACGCCTCGACCAGACGGCGCGCGCCGTCGACGGTGTCGGCCAGCGGCTTCTCGATGAGCGCGCTCACCCCGGCCTCGGCGAGCTGGAGCCCGACCTCCTCGTGCAGGGCGGTCGGGCAGGCGATGACGGCGTAGTCGACGCCGATCGCGAGCAGTTCCTCGACGGTGGCGAGGACGGGCGCGCCCTGCGCCAGTCCGTTCTTGTCGCCGAGCGGGTCGACGACACCGACGAGCGTGACGCCGTCGAGGCCGACCAGTACGCGGGCGTGGTGGCGCCCCATCGAGCCCAGGCCGATCAGGCCGGCGCGCAGTCCCCCGGTGGTCACAGGTTCTCTCCCAGCTCATTCACGGCGGAAACGATTCGCTCCAGGTCCGACTTGGAGAGCGAGGGGTGCACGGGCAGCGAGACGACCTCGGCGGCGGCCCGCTCGGTCTCCGGCAGGTCCCAGTTCCGGCCGGCCTTCTGGTCCGGCTCCCAGAACGGCCGCAGCCGGTGGATGGGGGTGGGGTAGTACACGGCGTTGCCGACGCCCGCCTCGGTGAGCTTCGCCATCGCGGCGTCGCGGTCACCGGTGATCCGGACGGTGTACTGGTGGTAGACGTGGTACGCGCCCTCGGCGACCGGCGGCGTCACCACACCGGGCGCGGTGATGTGCTCGCTCAGGTACGCGGCGTTGGCGCGGCGCTGCTCGGTCCAGCCGCCGAGCTTGCCGAGCTGCACCCGGCCGACGGCGGCGGCCACGTCGGTGAGGCGCATGTTGGCGCCGACGATCTCGTTCGCGTACCGCTGCTCCATGCCCTGGTTGCGCAGCAGGCGCAGGGTGCGGGCGACCTCGGCGTCACCGGTGGAGATCATGCCGCCTTCGAGGGAGTGCATGTTCTTCGTCGGGTAGAAGCTGAAGGTGCCGCCGGAGCCGAAGGCGCCGACCGGCGTGCCGTGCAGCGACGCGGCGTGCGCCTGGCAGGCGTCCTCCACGACGGCGAGCTTGTGCTTGTCGGCGATGGGCATCAGCTTGTCCATCGACGCCGGGTTGCCGTAGAGGTGCACCGGCATGATGGCGGCGGTGCGCGGGGTGATCGCGGCCTCGACGGCCGCCGGGTCGAGCCCGAAGTTGCCGGGCTCGATGTCGGCGAAGACGACGTCGGCGCCGACGAGGCGGACGGCGTTGGCCGACGCGGCGAACGAGAACGACGGCACGATCACCTCGTCGCCCGGGCCGATGCCGAGGGCGAGCAGCAGGAGATGGAGTGCCGAAGTGCCGGAGTTCACGGCCACGCAGTGGCGGCCGGCGACGAGTTCGGCGAAGCCTTCCTCGAAAGCGGCCACCTCGGGGCCCTGTACGACCCGGCCGGTGCGCAGTACGCGTACAGCGGCCTCGATCTCCTCTTCCCCGATGACGGGGCGGGCAGCGGGAATGGGCTGCACTTCACTGCTCGACATGGACGTCGTCCTCCTTGAACACCGCGAAAGCTCTCTGTGGCAGAGGCCAGGAGTGCAGCGGGCGTCTCACGAGGCCGCGTGTACTCCTACGGCGCGATTGGCCGACGCCCTGCCGAGGAATGTGGGACCGCTGTCCCTGGACGGGCCGGTCTCCGACCGCAGGTTCCGGGCGGAGACTGTCGACGGCGGGGACCGCCAGTCACATTATCAGGGATTTCCGACCGAATTTCGGCCCTGTTAACCGGCAATCGCATCAATTCCGAAACAGAAGAGCCCGTGCCCATCACTGGATTCACAGTGATGGGCACGGGCCGATCAACCGGCTGTCACCAAACGTTCAGCTGAACAGCTCAGCCATCCGTGGGGACCGACACGGCCGGGGCCGACTGCTGTTCGGCAGCCGATGTCTTCTTGGCCACGGACTTCGCGGCCGCCTTCTTGGTGGTGGTCTTCTTCGCGGCGGTCTTCTTGGCGGCCGTCTTCTTCGTCGCCGCCTTCTTGGCCGTGGCCTTCTTGGCGGTCTTTCGAGCCGCCTTCTTGGCCGGAGCGGAAGATTCCGCATTGTCGTCGCCGTCGGACCGATCAGCGTGTCCCTCGGATTCGGCCGATTCCGCGGGGGCCGGGGCCGTCTCCGGCGCCGAATCCACCACGAGGACCGCTCCCTCCTCGGCGCCCGCCGGCGAACCGGCCGGAGCCGACGCCTTACGGGTCGCCCTGCGGCGCGCCCGCGGCGGTGCCGCCTCGGGCGTGTCGCCGGACGGCGTGTCACCGGACGGCGTGTCACCGGCGGGCTCGGCCGATACGGCCTCCGGCTCCGCCGCGACCGGCGCCGCCGACTGCTCGACGACGACCTCGGCCGCCTGCTCCGCGACCTCGTCCGACCCGGCCGCCTTCGGCGAACCGGCCGGAGCCGACGCCTTACGGGTGGCCCTGCGGCGGGGGCGGCCCTGCGGGGCCGCCTCCTCCACCACTTCCTCGGGTTCGGCCACCGGCACGGACGAGGCGACCGGGACCGGCACCTGCGCCTGCTCGTCGGGGCGCACCCGCTGCTCGGGCTCCGCCGAACGCGGCGAACCGGCCGGAGCCGACGCCTTGCGCGAGGCCCGGCGGCGCGAACGCCCGCCACGGGCGGCCGTCTCGGCCTCCGCGACGCTGCTGTACAGCTCCTCGTCGGGCACGAACTCCGGCGCGGGCAGCGCCACCGGGGTAGCGACCTCCGCCGCGACCTCGGCCTCGGACTCGGTCTCCGCCGGACCCTCGGCCGTCTCGTGGTCGTGGTCATGGCTGTGGTCGTGGTCCGCGCCGGACCCGCCGCGGCGCTTCTTCGCGCGCTTGCCGTTGCCGCCACCGCCGGCGCCGCCACCGCCACCGGAGCCGGTCGGCTGCTCCATGTGGACGATCACGCCTCGCCCGTTGCAGTGGACACAGGTCTCGGAGAACGACTCCAGCAGACCCTGGCCGACGCGCTTACGGGTCATCTGGACCAGGCCCAGCGACGTCACTTCGGCGACCTGGTGCTTCGTACGGTCCCGGCCCAGGCACTCCAGCAGCCGCCGCAGCACCAGATCCCGGTTCGATTCGAGGACCATGTCGATGAAGTCGATGACGACGATGCCGCCGAGGTCACGCAGCCGCAGCTGACGCACGATCTCCTCGGCCGCCTCCAGGTTGTTCCTGGTGACGGTCTCTTCGAGGTTGCCGCCCTGACCGGTGAACTTCCCGGTGTTGACGTCGACCACGATCATGGCCTCGGTCTTGTCGATCACCAGCGAGCCACCGCTCGGCAGCCAGACCTTGCGGTCCAGCGCCTTCATCAGCTGCTCGTCGATCCGGTACGAGGCGAAGACGTCGACCTCGCTCGTCCAGCGGTTCAGCCGGTCGGACAGGTCGGGCGCCACGTGCGCCACATAACCGTGGATGGTCTGCCACGCCTCGTCACCGCTGACGATGACCTTGGTGAAGTCCTCGTTGAAGATGTCGCGCACGACCCGGACGGTCATGTCCGGCTCACCGTAGAGAAGGGTCGGGGCGTTGCCGCTCTTCGCCTTCTTCTGGATGTCCTCCCACTGCGACTGGAGGCGCTCGACGTCACGGCGCAGCTCGTCCTCGCTCGCGCCCTCGGCGGCAGTGCGGACGATGACGCCCGCGTCCTCGGGGACGATCTTCTTCAGGATGGTCTTCAGCCGCGCCCGCTCGGTGTCCGGGAGCTTGCGGCTGATGCCGGTCATCGAGCCCTCGGGGACGTACACGAGGTAACGGCCGGGGAGCGAGACCTGGCTGGTGAGACGCGCGCCCTTGTGACCGATCGGGTCCTTCGTCACCTGGACGAGGACCGACTGGCCGGACTTGAGCGCGGTCTCGATACGGCGCGGGCCGCCCGACATGCCCAGCGCCTCGAAGTTGACCTCACCGGCGTACAGGACGGCGTTGCGTCCCTTGCCGATGTCCACGAAGGCGGCCTCCATGGACGGCAGTACGTTCTGCACCTTGCCCAGGTAGACGTTGCCGACGTAGCTGGTGGCCTGCTCCTTGTTGACGTAGTGCTCGACGAGCACGTCGTCCTCGAGGACACCGATCTGGGTGCGCTCGCCGCTCTGCCGGACGACCATCACACGCTCGACGGCCTCACGGCGCGCCAGGAACTCCGCCTCGGTGATGATCGGCACACGGCGGCGGCCCTGCTCGCGCCCCTCGCGGCGGCGCTGCTTCTTCGCTTCGAGACGGGTCGAGCCCTTGATGGACTGGACCTCGTCCACGCCGGTGCCGGGCTCGGTGTCCTTCGTACGGCGCTCCCGCGGCTCACGGACCTTGACGACCGTACGCTCCGGGTCGTCCACGCCGTTGTTCTCGGTGTCGGAGCCGCCGTCGCCGCTGCGACGGCGCCTGCGGCGACGCCGGCGGCTGCTGCTGCTTCCGCCGCCCGACTGGCCGGCGGAGTCGTCGTCGTCCTGCTCGTCCAAGTCGCCCTCGACAGCGGTGTCGCCGTCGGTGTCGGCAGCCTCCTGCGACACCTGCTTCCTGCCGCGCTCGCGGCTCCGCTCCTCGGGCGCGTCCTCGGACTGTTCGTCCGACTGCTCGTCGGCCTCGGCCGACTCGCCGCGGCGACGGCGGCGGCCGCCCCTGCGGCGGCGGCGCGAGGGACGGTCGTAGTCGTCGGACTCGTCCGAATCGGACTCGTCACCCTCGGCGGACTGCTCGGTGCCGGACTCGTCGTCGGCGTCCCGCTCGGCGGCGGGGGCCTGCGCGGGCGCGGGCTCGGCCGCTTCGGCGGACTCACCGCGGCGACGGCGCCGACGGCGGCCCGAGGGCTCGGGCGCGGGCGCGGCCGTGGTCTCGTCCTCGATGTCGAAATCGTCGACGTCACCGCCGTCCTCGACGTCACCGGCGGCGGCCATCGCGGCGGCCGTCTCGGGGGTCTGGAACATCGGCTCGGCGAAGACGGGCGCCTGGAAGACGGCCACGGCGGGCCGGTTGGCACGCCGGCGCGACCGCTCGGGCGCCTCGGTCTCGCCGTCCTTCGTGGCGGCGGGGCCGGAGCCGTTGCGCTGCTCGGCCTTCCTGCTCCTGGGCTCGGGCTTCGTCTCGGTCTTCGGCGCGGGCGCCGGCTCCGTACTCGACTCGGCCTTCGGCTCGGTGGACTCGGACGCGCCACCGGCCCTGCGGCGGCCGCGGCCACGGGTCGCGGCCTTCTCCGCGGCCTCGACCCGCTCCTCGTCGGCGGTGATCTGCGTGACGGCGGTCGCGGGCAGCGTCTCGCCCTGCGTGGTCTCTTCGTCCGCCTCGGCGGCGGGGGTGGTGGCCGGTGCGGTCACCTTCCGGGTCGCGCGGCGGCGGGCACGCGGCGGCGCGGCCTCCTCGGCCACCGACTCGGGAGCGGTCTCGACGACCGGCTCCGGCGCACTCTCGGCGGGGGCGGCGACCTTACGGGTGGCGCGGCGGCGGGCACGCGGCGGCGCGGCCTCCTCGGCGACGGGCTCGGCGGCGGGCTCCGGGGCGGCGACGGCCGCGGGAGCGGCGGGCTCGACCACGGGCTCGACGACCTGTTCGGCGACCGTCTCGGCGGGAGCGGCGACCTTACGGGTCGCGCGGCGCCGGGCGCGCGGGGGCGCGACCTCCTCCGCCGCCGGCTCGGCGAGCGTCTCGGCCGCGGCGACCTCGGGTGCGGGCTCGGCCACGATCTCCACGGGAGCGGTGGCCTTACGGGTGGCGCGGCGGCGGGCACGCGGCGGCGCGGCCTCCTCGGCCACCGGCTCGCCGGCGGGCTCGACCGCGCCGTCCTGCGTCACGTCGTCGGCCCCGGCCGCCGCGGACGGCGGCCCCGCGGGACGCGACGCGGCGCGGCGCCTGCGGCGCGGCGGCAGCGTGTCGCTGGGGCTGTTCAGTTCTTCTTCGGTGTCCCGGTTCGTACCGGGCTCGTTCTGGGACATGCGGGCGGTTCTCCCGTCACGCTCCCGGGCGCCACGCCTTGATCCGGTCCGGCCGCGGCCCGCGCCAGTGCGCGAATGCCGCCGTCCGGGGCGCGGGCGCCGCACAGGAGCTGTTATGTCTGGGTCGCCGGTTCCGTTCGTACGCGTTTGTACGTACGGCCTGGCGAAAGTCTTCGTGGTCAGCGCGCCGCCCGACCCAGGTGGCTCCCGAGGCAGTTCGAGGGCAGCGCTACAACAACCGTCCCTACGCGGAACCTGCACCTTCCGGCGCCTTCGCGGCGGCGGGTCCGGCGGCCATGGACAGGCCTGCCGTGACTGCCTCGCGGTCGGGCGCGAGCGGGTCGGTCACCGTTCCGGACTCCTCGTCGAAGAGCCCCTGCGCCAGCCTGGTCACCGCTGCGGGGACCGGCGGCGCCAGGTCGGCCACAGCTCGGAGACCGGAAAGGACGTCGTCGGGTCGTACGGCGGGTGTCACGTGCCGAACAACCAGCCGCAGTATCGCACAGCGCTCGCCCTGCGGCCTATCGGCCTGTGGAGGAAGCGTCCGCAGGTCGACGACGGCTTCCCGGGCGTCGAAGGTGCGCATGCCGTTCTTCGCGCGCCGCTCGACCTCCACCACCTCGGCGGCGAGGAAGGCGGCCACGGCGCGCCCGGCCTCTTCCTCGTCCACCCCGTCGAGCCGCAGCTCCCACTCCGAGGCGGTGAGCCGGTCGGCGAGTCCCGAGGTACGGGCCTCGACGGCGTCGATGATGTCGAGCCCGGTGGGCAGCGACTCGTCGAGCAGTTCGCGCAGGGTGTCCGGGTCGCGTGGCGCCGCGAGGGCGATCTCCAGGTACTCGGCCTCGCTGCCCGTGCCGGTGGGTGCGGCATTGGCGTAACTGACCTTCGGATGCGGGGTGAAGCCCGCCGAGTACGCCATGGGGACGTCGGCGCGGCGCAGTGCCCGCTCGAAGGCGCGCTGGAAATCGCGGTGGCTGGTGAACCGGAGGCGGCCACGCTTGGTGTAACGCAGTCGGATGCGCTGCACCGCCGGCGCGGGCGGTGGGCCTTCGGGCTGTCGCTTGCCCAGTGGTTCTTCTCCTCGGTGCGGGGTGCGCGCGGTGGCGCACACCCTCGAAATCGCGCGGCCGACCGGGCGGTCGGCCCCGGGAACCCGGCTCACACCTGCTTGCGCAGGGAGATCTCGGGTGCGGGTACCGCGCCGGGGACGGTTGTTGTACTACCCAGCGTACGCGCCCCGTCGACCGGCCACGCCACAGGCTCGGCCGGGCGGGGAGGGCCGACCAGCGCGCGCCACGCGTCGCGGCGGGCCTGCCGGACCGTTTCGCCCGCTGAGCGCAGTGCGCTCCCGACGGCCCGGCCCGCCTCGATGGCGGCGCTCCTGGCCGGGACCCGGACATGGTCGCGCAGGAGGTGCCCGACCGGGGTGCAGACGGCGCGGTAGAACCAGCTCACGGGCTGCCCGATCAGAATCCAGGCCAGCCATTTCAGCGCCCGGCCCACGGCCCGGGAGATCTGTCCGGCGATCCGCCAGGCAACGCCGAAGGCGGCGGCGATCTCCCGGCCGACGGGGGCGAGGACCGCGCGGTGGAACCAGCCGAGCGGGGTGATCAGCAGGGTGACGACGAGCCATCCGAGCGCCGTCCCGATACCGGCGGCGATCAGCGCGATGCCTCTGCCGAGCCAGGTGAGCGACCAGAGGGTGCCGTGGCCGACCGGGGTGAGCACCTGCCGGTACAGCCACACCAGCGGCACGACGAGCCCGTAGTGCACGACCGGCACCAGCACATAACGCCACAGCGCCACCCACGGCCACACGAACAACGCCTTGCCCAGCCACCCCAGCACCACGCCCAGCGCACGCCCGAGCGGGGCGAGCAGTGCCTCGTACACCCACGAGCAGACGAACGCGGTGCCCCGTCCGAAGGGCCGGAACACCGAGCGGTGCAGCGCCCGTGCCCCGGCGGCGAGCAGATCCCACACCATGCGCACCGGGACGACGAGCACCAGTACGACGATCCGCACCGGAATCCGGATGGCGGTGGTCAGACAGCCGTCACCCGGCTCGTACCCCTCGCGCGCCGGCGGGGCCGACGGGGCCGGCCTCTTGTCCAGATCCATGCCCCACAGGACGCCCCCGGCGCCCGCCCTGATCCCGGATCCGGCCACGAGGCGGCGTCTGTGCCCGATTCGAGACCGGGCACCGGCTCCGCGCCTCGCTTCGGGGCCCTACTTCACGACCGTCAGCGGCAGCAGCTTCTTGCCCGTCGGGCCGATCTGGATGTCGAGGTCCAGCTGCGGGCACACGCCACAGTCGAAGCACGGCGTCCAGCGGCAGTCCTCGACCTCGGTCTCGTCGAGGGCGTCCTGCCAGTCCTCCCAGAGCCAGTCCTTGTCGAGACCGGAGTCCAGGTGGTCCCAGGGCAGGACCTCCTCGTACGTGCGCTCGCGCGTGGTGTACCAGTCGATGTCCAGGCCGAACCCGGGCAGCGTCTTCTCGGCGCTCGCCATCCAGCGGTCGTAGCTGAAGTGCTCACGCCAGCCGTCGAACCGGCCGCCGTCCTCGTAGACCGCGCGGATGACCGCGCCCACCCGGCGGTCGCCGCGCGAGAGAAGGCCCTCGACGATGCCGGGCTTGCCGTCGTGGTACCGGAAGCCGATCGAGCGGCCGTACTTCTTGTCCGCGCGGATCTTGTCGCGCAGCTTCAGCAGGCGCGCGTCGGTCTCCTCGACGCTCAGCTGCGGCGCCCACTGGAACGGGGTGTGCGGCTTGGGCACGAACCCGCCGATGGAGACGGTGCAGCGGATGTCGTTCTGGCCGGACACCTTGCGGCCCTCGGCGATGACCTTGACGGCCATGTCGCCGATCTGCAGGACGTCCTCGTCGGTCTCCGTCGGCAGCCCGCACATGAAGTAGAGCTTCACCTGGCGCCAGCCGTTGCCGTACGCGGTGGAGACCGTACGGATCAGGTCGTCCTCCGAGACCATCTTGTTGATGACCTTGCGCAGCCGCTCGGAGCCGCCCTCGGGGGCGAAGGTGAGGCCGGAGCGCCGGCCGTTGCGCGTCAGCTCGTTGGCGAGGTCGACGTTGAAGGCGTCGACGCGGGTGGACGGGAGGGAGAGACCGATCTTCTCCTCCTCGTACCGGTCGGCGAGGCCCTTGGCGACGTCGGCGATCTCACTGTGGTCGGCGGAGGACAGCGACAGCAGGCCGACCTCCTCGAAGCCGGTCGCCTTGAGCCCCTTGTCGACCATCTCGCCGATGCCGGTGATGCTGCGCTCCCGGACGGGCCGAGTGATCATGCCGGCCTGGCAGAAGCGGCAGCCGCGCGTGCAGCCGCGGAAGATCTCGACGGACATCCGCTCGTGCACGGTCTCGGCCAGCGGTACGAGCGGCTGCTTCGGGTACGGCCACTCGTCCAGGTCCATGACGGTGTGCTTGGAGACCCGCCACGGGACGCCCGATCGGTTGGGGACGGTGCGGGCGATACGGCCGTCCGGCAGGTACTCGACGTCGTAGAAGCCGGGCACGTAGACCCCGCCGGTCTTCGCGAGCCGCAGCAGCAGCTCCTCGCGGCCACCGGTCCTGCCCTCGGCCTTCCAGGCCCGGACGATCCCGGTGATCTGGAGGACGGCCTGCTCGCCGTCGCCGATGACGGCGCAGTCGATGAACTCGGCGATCGGCTCGGGGTTGAACGCCGCGTGGCCGCCCGCGAGGACGATCGGGTGGTCGACGGTGCGGTCCGCCGCGTTGAGCGGGATCCCGGCCAGGTCGAGCGCCGTGAGCATGTTGGTGTAGCCGAGCTCGGTGGAGAAGGAGAGCCCGAAGACGTCGAAGGCCGAGACGGGGCGGTGCGCGTCCACCGTGAACTGGGGGACCTTGTGCTCGCGCATCAGCGCCTCGAGGTCGGGCCAGACGCTGTACGTGCGCTCCGCGAGGACGCCCTCGCGCTCGTTGAGTACCTCGTAGAGGATCATGACGCCCTGGTTGGGCAGGCCGACCTCGTACGCGTCGGGGTACATCAGTGCCCAGCGGACGTCGCACTCGTCCCAGTCCTTGACGGTGGAGTTGAGTTCACCGCCGACGTATTGGATCGGCTTCTGCACATGCGGGAGCAGAGCTTCGAGCTGTGGGAAGACCGATTCAACAGCAGACATCACGGCGACTTTCGTGGGCTGACGGGGTGACCATCCAGGCTACCTTGACGGCCACCCGCCCCTTACCCGCGAACGGTGCCGTTCGCGGGGCGCACGCCGGTGCTCAGTCGAAAAGCGCCGTGCGCAGCTTCCGTTTCGCCGACTTCCGCCAGATTCGCGGTAGTTCGCGCTCCCGGTCCGCCGCCCGCGACTCCTCCTCGCCGTACAGCAGCCCCCAGGTGAAGGCGGACTCGCCGGCCGCGTGGGCCTGGACCGCGAGATCGCGCAGGGCGTCGCGGGCCACGACGCTGTCCTGGTGGTCGCCGAGGACGCTCTGCACGGCCTTCATCCGCTTCGAGAAGCGCTTCGCGGACTTCCCGAGGGCGGGCTCGGCCGCGTCGGCGGCGTAGCGGGCACGCTTGGCGGCCTTGCGGGCGTCGTGCAGCGCCAGGTCGCGCTCCTCCCCCGGCGCGAGTCGCAGCGCGTGCTCGACGCGGCCCGCGAGGCGCTCGTAGTCCTTGACGACCGCCCTGGGCAGCACCTTGGCCGGTCTGCGGCCGGCGCCGTCCAGCAGCGGCGGATCGGCGAGCAGTGCCGCCACCGAGTCCAGCAGGCGCAGGTAGCGCGCGCTGTCGAGGACGCTGAGCGTCCTGTCCCGCGCGTCGGTGCGGCCCGCCGCGTCCCAGATCCGCAGCCGGGCGTGCACGGGCCCGAGCAGCAGGGTCGTGTCGTGTGCCTCGACGCCCGCGGTGAGCCGCTCGGCGAGGACCTCCTGGTCGCGGTCGACGCCCAGCTCCCCGGCGAGCCACTTCAGCTCGGCGCCGATGGGCCGGGTGGCGTCGCGGTCGAGCACCTTCTTGTACGTACGGAAAGCGGACCGCATCCGGCGGGTGGCGACCCGCAGTTGGTGCACGGAGTCGGGCAGGTCGCGGCGGACGGCGGGGTCGTAGGAGACGATCGCGTCGGCCTGCTCGCGCACATAGGCCAGCACATGGTCCCCGGCGGTGGCGGGCGCGCGCTTCGGGGCGGTCTTCGCCCGCTTTCCCGGCCCGGCCCCCTCAGCGGCGGGCGCCGTCTCGGCGAGGGCCCGGGCGAGCTTGGAACTGGCGGACGCCGGACGCACTCCCGCTTTGCGGAGCACCTTCTCCACGGCGTCGAGCAGGGCCGGGTCGCCGTCGTCTGCCAGCTCGACCTCGATCTCGGTCCACTCGGCGGTGCCGGTTCCGGTACCCGTACCGGAACCGGACCGGCGCTCCGCGCGGACGGTGTCGACGGCCACCTCGGCGAGGGTCCGGCCCGCCTCGTCGACCAGCAGGCTGGTGTCGCGGGAGGTCCGCAGCCGTACGACGGGGGTCAGTTCCGCGCCGCGGACCCGTGAGCGCACCAGCGCCGCGAGTTCGTCCGGGAGGGTGTCGGAGAGCGGGGCCCGGATCTCGTCGCGGACGCCGTCGCCGACGGGGAACTTGAGGTGCCAGCCCTCGTCGGCGCCGCCGGTCCGGCGGCGCAGGGTGAGGGACCCGGCGGTCAGCCGTAGGTCCGGGGTGTCGTGGTAGACGGCGTCCAGTTCGGTGACGCCCCGCGCCGTGACGGCCGAGACGGCGCGGACCTTGGTGAGGTCCGGCAGGAGGGAAGGGCCTGCGGGCCGCGAGCCGCCGTCGCCGCCCTCCGGCCGCACCGGGAGTTCGTACTTGCGTTCGATCTCTCGCTTTGTGTCCGCCATCTTCACAAACGTAGTCGCAGGGGCCGCCGAGTGGCAGCCCCCGCGACGCCGAAGGGGCAGATCAAGCCGACATGGGCCGCTGCACCCTGATCGACTGGAGCAGCCCGACCGCGATCCAGACCGCGAACATCGAGGTGCCTCCGTAGGAGACGAACGGCAGCGGCAGCCCCGCCACGGGCATGATCCCGAGCGTCATCCCGACGTTCTCGAAGGACTGGAAGGCGAACCAGGCGATGATCCCGGCCGCCACGATCGTCCCGTACAGCTCCGTCGTCTCACGGGCGATCCGGCAGGCGCGCCACAGCACCACACCGAGGAGCAGCAGGATCAGCCCGGCCCCGAGGAAACCCAGCTCCTCGCCCGCGACGGTGAAGACGAAGTCGGTCTGCTGCTCGGGGACGAACTGGCCGGTGGTCTGGGAGCCCTTGAAGAGGCCGGTGCCGGTGAGCCCGCCCGAACCGATCGCGATCCGCGCCTGGTTGGTGTTGTAGCCGACGCCCGCCGGGTCGAGTTCCGGGTTGGCGAAGGCGGCGAAGCGGTTGATCTGGTACTCGTCGAGGACCCCGAGCGCGGCGACCGCGACGGCGCCCGCGACACCGGCGCCGACGAGCCCGAAGATCCACCGGTTGGACGCCCCGGAGGAGAGCAGGACGCCGAGCACGATCACGGCCATGACCATGACCGAACCGAGGTCCGGCATCATCATGACGACCAGGATCGGGACGATCGCGAGCCCCAGGGACTTGGCGACCGTCCGATGGTCCGGATGGACCTGATCACCCGCGTCGACTCTGGCCGCGAGCAGCATCGCCATGCCCAGGATGATCGTGATCTTCACGAACTCCGAGGGCTGGAGGGTGAAGCCGCCGCCGAGCACGATCCAGGCGTGCGCGCCGTTGATGGTGGCGCCGAGCGGGGTGAGGACCAGCAGCACGAGCACGACGGAGATGCCGTAGAGGACGGGGACCGCGCCGCGCAGGGTGCGGTGGCCGAGCCAGATCGTGCCGATCATCAGGGCCAGCCCGATACCGGTGTTCAGTATGTGGCGGAAGAAGAAGTGGTACGGATCGCCCTGGTTGAGATCCGTACGGTTACGGGTCGCCGACCAGACCAGCAGCGACCCGACGGCCGAGAGCGCCACCGCGGAGAACATCAGCGGCCAGTCCAGCCTGCGCGCCATCGAGTCACGGGCGGCGAGCGTCGCCCAGAGCCCGCGCTCGGGACCGTATCCGGAGACGGAGAAGCCGCCTGTGCCGGCCATGGGTCAGTCCCTCCGCGCGGGTGGCCCCGCGAGTGGTCCGTTGTCGTTCGGCGCCTGCCCCGGATCGTCCGGGACCTGCCCGGCGTTGTCCGGTGCCTGCCCGGCGTCGGGGGCCCGGCTCGCGTCGCCGGGTGTCTGCGGCACCTGTCCGGTGTTGTCGCCGGCCGGTGCGATCTCGTTGCCGTCCAGCGGCGTCTTGTCCGGCACGTACGGCTTGACGGGCGGCGCGTCGATCGACCCGTCGGGCTCGATCTTGGGCAGCGACTTGCGGGGCTCGGGCAGCAGCGCCTTCTTGAGGTTCTGCCCGCCCTTCGTGTCGAGGCCGTACATCGCCTCGTAGATCTTGCGGACGGCCGGACCCGAGGCGCCGGAGCCCGTACCACCCTGGGAGATCGTCATGACGATCGTGTAGTCCTCGGTGTACGAGGCGAACCAGGAGGTCGTCTGCTTGCCGTAGACCTCGGCCGTACCCGTCTTGGCG
Proteins encoded in this window:
- a CDS encoding TIGR03936 family radical SAM-associated protein, which encodes MQRIRLRYTKRGRLRFTSHRDFQRAFERALRRADVPMAYSAGFTPHPKVSYANAAPTGTGSEAEYLEIALAAPRDPDTLRELLDESLPTGLDIIDAVEARTSGLADRLTASEWELRLDGVDEEEAGRAVAAFLAAEVVEVERRAKNGMRTFDAREAVVDLRTLPPQADRPQGERCAILRLVVRHVTPAVRPDDVLSGLRAVADLAPPVPAAVTRLAQGLFDEESGTVTDPLAPDREAVTAGLSMAAGPAAAKAPEGAGSA
- a CDS encoding TIGR03960 family B12-binding radical SAM protein; amino-acid sequence: MSAVESVFPQLEALLPHVQKPIQYVGGELNSTVKDWDECDVRWALMYPDAYEVGLPNQGVMILYEVLNEREGVLAERTYSVWPDLEALMREHKVPQFTVDAHRPVSAFDVFGLSFSTELGYTNMLTALDLAGIPLNAADRTVDHPIVLAGGHAAFNPEPIAEFIDCAVIGDGEQAVLQITGIVRAWKAEGRTGGREELLLRLAKTGGVYVPGFYDVEYLPDGRIARTVPNRSGVPWRVSKHTVMDLDEWPYPKQPLVPLAETVHERMSVEIFRGCTRGCRFCQAGMITRPVRERSITGIGEMVDKGLKATGFEEVGLLSLSSADHSEIADVAKGLADRYEEEKIGLSLPSTRVDAFNVDLANELTRNGRRSGLTFAPEGGSERLRKVINKMVSEDDLIRTVSTAYGNGWRQVKLYFMCGLPTETDEDVLQIGDMAVKVIAEGRKVSGQNDIRCTVSIGGFVPKPHTPFQWAPQLSVEETDARLLKLRDKIRADKKYGRSIGFRYHDGKPGIVEGLLSRGDRRVGAVIRAVYEDGGRFDGWREHFSYDRWMASAEKTLPGFGLDIDWYTTRERTYEEVLPWDHLDSGLDKDWLWEDWQDALDETEVEDCRWTPCFDCGVCPQLDLDIQIGPTGKKLLPLTVVK
- a CDS encoding CYTH and CHAD domain-containing protein, with translation MADTKREIERKYELPVRPEGGDGGSRPAGPSLLPDLTKVRAVSAVTARGVTELDAVYHDTPDLRLTAGSLTLRRRTGGADEGWHLKFPVGDGVRDEIRAPLSDTLPDELAALVRSRVRGAELTPVVRLRTSRDTSLLVDEAGRTLAEVAVDTVRAERRSGSGTGTGTGTAEWTEIEVELADDGDPALLDAVEKVLRKAGVRPASASSKLARALAETAPAAEGAGPGKRAKTAPKRAPATAGDHVLAYVREQADAIVSYDPAVRRDLPDSVHQLRVATRRMRSAFRTYKKVLDRDATRPIGAELKWLAGELGVDRDQEVLAERLTAGVEAHDTTLLLGPVHARLRIWDAAGRTDARDRTLSVLDSARYLRLLDSVAALLADPPLLDGAGRRPAKVLPRAVVKDYERLAGRVEHALRLAPGEERDLALHDARKAAKRARYAADAAEPALGKSAKRFSKRMKAVQSVLGDHQDSVVARDALRDLAVQAHAAGESAFTWGLLYGEEESRAADRERELPRIWRKSAKRKLRTALFD
- the rodA gene encoding rod shape-determining protein RodA translates to MAGTGGFSVSGYGPERGLWATLAARDSMARRLDWPLMFSAVALSAVGSLLVWSATRNRTDLNQGDPYHFFFRHILNTGIGLALMIGTIWLGHRTLRGAVPVLYGISVVLVLLVLTPLGATINGAHAWIVLGGGFTLQPSEFVKITIILGMAMLLAARVDAGDQVHPDHRTVAKSLGLAIVPILVVMMMPDLGSVMVMAVIVLGVLLSSGASNRWIFGLVGAGVAGAVAVAALGVLDEYQINRFAAFANPELDPAGVGYNTNQARIAIGSGGLTGTGLFKGSQTTGQFVPEQQTDFVFTVAGEELGFLGAGLILLLLGVVLWRACRIARETTELYGTIVAAGIIAWFAFQSFENVGMTLGIMPVAGLPLPFVSYGGTSMFAVWIAVGLLQSIRVQRPMSA